AGACCGAGTCACGAGTGCCTGACGCGTTTTCTCTGTGGCGTGACCACGCCCTTGTTCACCAAGCTCAAGGCGCGTCAGTTGACAGGATTCGCCGCGCTGGAGGATTACCCCTACGCCGAGGTACGCGAGTGGTTGGCGGCGTTGCTCGCCTAGGGTCTTGTGGGTATTGCTCGGAAGTGATGGGTGCGCACGGCGCACCCTACCGGTTTCGCCAATTGTCTAGGGCGCGCCGCGCGCAGCGAGGACTGCGTAGGAAATACCTGGTGTACGCAAGGCGGCCCTTTATTGGGTAGCGCGTTGCCCTTCAGCCAGCGTCCAGTCCACCAGCTCGCGGGACAATTGATCCCCTGCCTGAGCGAAAGCCGCCACCACCGAGGCAATCGAGGTATCGCTTGCCGGCTGGCTGATGCTGAAGCGGCGGCTGGCAATGATCTGCTGGCTGCGTGCATCGACCAGGCTGGCATCCAGGCGGATCAGGGCATGCGGGAGGCCATCACGGTATTCGCTATGGAAGCTGCGCAGGTCGCTGACCAGCTCCAGGTCGGCCTGCAGGCGTTGTTCCTCATTACTCAGTGCCTGGATGCGCCCGTCGTCATGGAAGGCATCGAGCAGGCGATTACGCAGCAGTCGTGGCGTGCGCTCGCTCCAGCGTACGCCCTGGTAGGTGTTGACCCGGCCAGGCTCGGGCAGCACGACGATGCGCGCATCGTCGAGCAGCTGATTGCTGAGCGGACTGTTGACCCGCAGTGACCAGTCGACGCGCTGCGTCTGCGCAGGCAGTGCCGCGCCAGGCAGCAGGTAGATATCCAGCGGTTCGCTCTGCGGCAGGATCGAGCAGGCACCGAGCAGAGCGGCAGCCAGCAGCAGGGTGAGACGCTTCATGGTTGGAACTCCTTGATGCTGTCGTTGCGCAGCAGGTAACCGGTGGGGTCCTGTTCCAGGCGGCGGGAGAAACTGCGCAGGGCACCGAGGGTGTCGCGCAGTTCGCCAATCGCCGGACCCAGCTCGCCAAGCCCCTGCATGCCGTTGTCCAGCGCGCTGCGATTGCTTTCCAGCAGTTGCTCGATGCTGTGGCTGCTGCGCTCCAGCGAGGCCATCAGGCGTTCGGCATTGTCCAGCGCCTGGCTGCCCTGGCCGTCGAGCAGGCGCTTGGCGGTGCGCATCAACTCGGCTGCTTCGCGGGTGGCCGCGCTGGTCTGGCGCAGGGCTTCACCGAGTTCGTCACGCTGGTCAGCGATGCCGGCGGTGGCCTGCTCGAGATTTTCCAGGGTTCGCGAGACGCGTTCGGCATTTTCGCGCGAGAGCATGCGATTGGCGCGTGTCAGCAGGCGGGTGATGTTGAGCACCAGATCCTCGCCATTGGCCATCAGTCGCGACAGCGGCGAGCGGTCGGCGATAATGATGCCGGGCTGACCATCCTCCCCCTTCAGGGGCGGGCTTTCCGGGCTGCCGCTGTATAGCTGGATCACCGCCAGGCCGGTGATGCTGGTGATCGACAGGCGCGCACGGGTGTCCTGCTTGATCGGTGTGCCACCGACGATACGGATGCGCGCGCGCACCGTGCGTGGGTCGTCGGGGTCGAGGCCGAGGCGGATCACGTCACCGACCTTGATGCCGCTGTACTGTACCGCACTGCCCTGCGACAGGCCGCTGACCTCCTCGTTGAAGATCACTTCGTAATCGGTGAAGGCGCGATCGGCACCGGCCTTGTTCAGCCACAGGCCGAACAGCAGCGCGGCCCCTACCGTAAGCACGGTAAACAGGCCGATCAGCACATGATGGGCTCTGGGTTCCATTCATTGACTCCCTGCCGCCGTAGCGGTCTGTGCAGCCGCGCGTCCACGCGGGCCGTGAAAATATTGCTGGATCCAGGCATCGTCGGTGGCGGCTACCACGTCCAGGCGGTCGGCCACCAATACCTTTTTCTGCGCCAGCACCGCGACGCGGTCGCAGATGCTGTAGAGCGTGTCCAGGTCGTGGGTGACCAGAAACACGCTGAGCCCCAGGCTGTCGCTGAGGGTACGAATCAGCTGGTCGAAGGCGGCTGCGCCGATGGGGTCGAGGCCGGCGGTCGGCTCGTCGAGAAACAGAATCTC
This region of Pseudomonas wenzhouensis genomic DNA includes:
- a CDS encoding MlaD family protein, translating into MEPRAHHVLIGLFTVLTVGAALLFGLWLNKAGADRAFTDYEVIFNEEVSGLSQGSAVQYSGIKVGDVIRLGLDPDDPRTVRARIRIVGGTPIKQDTRARLSITSITGLAVIQLYSGSPESPPLKGEDGQPGIIIADRSPLSRLMANGEDLVLNITRLLTRANRMLSRENAERVSRTLENLEQATAGIADQRDELGEALRQTSAATREAAELMRTAKRLLDGQGSQALDNAERLMASLERSSHSIEQLLESNRSALDNGMQGLGELGPAIGELRDTLGALRSFSRRLEQDPTGYLLRNDSIKEFQP
- a CDS encoding ABC-type transport auxiliary lipoprotein family protein — its product is MKRLTLLLAAALLGACSILPQSEPLDIYLLPGAALPAQTQRVDWSLRVNSPLSNQLLDDARIVVLPEPGRVNTYQGVRWSERTPRLLRNRLLDAFHDDGRIQALSNEEQRLQADLELVSDLRSFHSEYRDGLPHALIRLDASLVDARSQQIIASRRFSISQPASDTSIASVVAAFAQAGDQLSRELVDWTLAEGQRATQ